From the Pecten maximus unplaced genomic scaffold, xPecMax1.1, whole genome shotgun sequence genome, one window contains:
- the LOC117320835 gene encoding galactoside 2-alpha-L-fucosyltransferase 2-like translates to MPKLHWFPFWRHTRSSQNWASVAATICVAGFLVFSWKMMWDLHIRSLNGLLTSCDGIQQEPGRLMASVELSGGLGNLMFQFAFLYVVAKTHEYQIVLPSSKELEKLKEAFEIDFSPFEKPNWDGKLTEKCFKVIEDDWDCAYDSKIVEKSWKNVHYKGYFQSWKYFVSYEEDLRKMFRFHPHILNEAASILHKALASKLGVFNNTGDRPVLVGVHIRRGDMKNEKIFVDFGYKIADAAYVKTAMTYFRRNYQNIIFIVSSNDVSWAKENIRTAADVFIVEGNTAVMDMAVLSLTNHTIMSVGTFGWWISFLTNGHTVYYKYPFVPGSPLSEQFKGNTDTHLFPQWIGLDGEDKL, encoded by the exons ATGCCAAAACTTCACTGGTTTCCTTTCTGGAGACATACGAGATCAAGCCAAAATTGGGCCAGTGTTGCAGCCACAATATGTGTTGCCGGTTTCCTCGTTTTCTCTTGGAAGATGATGTGGGATCTGCACATCCGAAGCTTGAATGGTCTGTTGACGTCATGTGATGGAATACAACAGGAGCCCGGCCGTCTGATGGCTAGTGTCGAGTTGTCGGGAGGATTGGGCAACCTAATGTTCCAG TTTGCCTTTCTCTACGTCGTAGCCAAGACCCATGAGTATCAAATAGTCCTTCCTAGCAGCAAGGAACTCGAGAAACTGAAGGAAGCTTTTGAAATCGATTTTAGTCCTTTTGAG AAACCAAACTGGGACGGAAAGCTGACagagaaatgttttaaagtCATTGAGGACGATTGGGATTGTGCTTATGATTCCAAGATAGTGGAGAAGTCATGGAAGAACGTACACTATAAAGGCTATTTCCAGTCCTGGAAATATTTTGTGTCATATGAAGAAGATCTTCGCAAAATGTTCAGATTTCATCCACATATTCTGAACGAGGCAGCTTCAATTCTACACAAAGCGCTCGCTAGTAAATTAGGTGTGTTTAATAATACGGGCGACCGACCAGTGTTAGTGGGAGTCCATATAAGAAGGGGTGATATGAAAAACGAGAAAATATTTgttgatttcggttataaaaTTGCAGATGCTGCTTATGTAAAAACTGCCATGACTTACTTTCGGCGgaattatcaaaacattatatttattgttagCAGTAACGATGTGAGCTGGGCGAAAGAAAACATCAGGACGGCAGCTGATGTATTCATTGTTGAAGGGAACACGGCGGTCATGGACATGGCGGTTCTATCGCTAACCAACCACACAATCATGTCCGTTGGGACGTTCGGTTGGTGGATCAGTTTCCTTACGAACGGACATACTGTTTACTACAAGTATCCGTTCGTACCCGGATCTCCACTTAGTGAACAGTTTAAAGGTAATACCGACACTCACCTGTTTCCACAGTGGATCGGATTAGACGGGGAGGACAAATTATAG